gaacgaggatgtaattgtaagcatttttgttaagtagaagtattttgataagtgtattgaagtctttcaaaagtgtataaatacatattaaaacactacatgtatatacattttaactgagtcgttaagtcatcgttagtcgttacatgtaagtgttgttttgaaacctttaggttaacgatcttgttaaatgttgttaacccaatgtttataatatcaaatgagattttaaattattatattatcatgatattatcatgtatgaatatctcttaatatgatatatatacattaaatgtctttacaacgataatcgttacatatatgtctcgtttaaaaatcattaagttagtagtcttgtttttacatatgtagttcattgttaatatacttaatgatatgtttacttatcatagtatcatgttaactatatatatatccatatatatgtcatcatatagtttttacaagttttaacattcgtgaatcaccggtcaacttgggtggtcaattgtctatatgaaacatatttcaattaatcaagtcttaacaagtttgattgcttaacatgttggaaacatttaatcatgtaaatatcaatctcaattaatatatataaacatggaaaagttcgggtcactacatactcgTGGGTAGCTCAAACGGGCATCACGGATTCACGGATCGAtttttacccgcgacgggtattAAATACCCGCGACCTGCCAACGGGTACAAAATTTTACCCGATCCGTACCCGCGGGTACATTTTTTTCATAAATACCAGCTCATCACGGAcacgggtacccgcgggtcacgagTTTTTTTCCGCCCATTGCCGTCCCTAAATGGTTCAGTTCTACACTCATGCTATTTGTATCTCTAGTTTAGGAACACTTTCTATTGATCCAATAGGTTTCATGGTTAGTTGTTTTTCTTCAAGTAGACTTTGTGTGACGTTAGGTATTTTCTTTTATTTGTATTCTTAGTATTTTTCATCTTTTTGATGAATTATCTTATTAGCTTTAATATATTCTCTCTTTCgccgaaaaaaataaaataaaaaagtaaaCCATGCATGTAACGTCACAGACAAATGATGCACTTTTTGATCAAAAAGTGAAATGTGTCTGTGACGTAGTAAGGTCACACTTTGACCGTcattaacataaaatgttaaatgtttgtgTCAAATTCGAGTAGGGTCCAcatattttatatattaacattTTACTATTTAAATTTAATACATTATTTAATAAACACTCATAATTtaatattcataaaaaaaatacatataacttcgaAAAAGTACATTTTACTATTGTATTTTGAAATTCATtaattaaaaatattgagttttgttCTTAAGCCGATCAACACAAAATTGGATTGTCTTGGATTTAACTTTTACGCCCACCAACACAAAATTAAAAATTTGAAACCTAAAatcattttctttcttcttcttgacACATATAGCAGCTTTTCTTCCCAATTTCTCCATATATACAAAAACATCATTTTATTCttgaattatttttatcaaaaatgcAAACCCAAAAGAGAGTGAATCCAGTTGTCAAATATTGATTGGTTGTACAAAACATAAAGCCTCAAGCTATTTCCGTCACAACCGCGATTAACACTGCCGCGACGTCCCGCATTACATGCTGGTAGCAGTGGCGAAGCCAGGATTTTCATTGAATGGTGTCATAAAATAACATTAAAATATATCAAGTTTCAAAGATTTATCTGTTAAAGTACGATTCGGTAAATATTAAAAAATCACGATATCGTTTTCACAAATGTCGATTACGGTATTTCTGTCGTTGAAAACGCTTCGCAGTTGCATATATATATGATCGACATCCCTGATCTATGATATAGAATGTACAAATAAATAAGATAAACAATTGGTGTTATATACTCCGTAATAGATTTATCAAATTAAAGGATTTTGCTACCGACATCGTAAACATGCTTAAACATGTTATACAAAGCGGTTATGAAGTTATGGTAGCGACTATTAAATTGTACAAGCTTTTAAACGTGTTAACAATAACTTATATGGCCGTCGTTAGTAAaatgtttattattattcttaCGTTAACATGCTTAAATATGTTTGTTTAAATATTGCACtattaaatagttcaaaatttaaGCTCTACATGTGTTTTTTAAATACTTGATTTCCAGTCCATTTCCAACTCCTAAAAGATTGCAGTAAATATTAGTACTCTGTATCTTGTAATGGTTTACTCCATAAAATGGGATGGGATCAAGTTTTAAATTTTAACAATCCATAAGTTCACCTATTACGAAGTATTACAAAATTACAGGCTTACAAAATATTTCATTGGTGTCAATTGACACCACCAAACAACATGTTGCTCGCCACTACCAGGCGTCAAAGTTGCCAGCTATCCGTCAAATTGGGTGGATAACGTTACGTTATTACTAGTCTTAGTGAACATGTGAATATATTAGTGAACTTTCTGGTGATATTAGTAAATACtcctattaattttattaatttgttATTAATAAATGGTCATATTTGAAACGTATTATAACCATTAacttaaaaaaatttaatattaataaatgtctgTGCAAATCACGAATATTTTTTTTACGATTTACAACCCTTTGCAAATGATTTTGAGAACGACATCCTAAACATTAATGTTAATCTGTTTTCAAAATTGTCTAACTTtaaccattcaggcttgcctgagtggccaccaagttgcccaatgaagcacaccacccgggttcaattcctggccatgccaaattgttcaaaaagggagtgtgactagagggtgcgcataatgcgcaattcacccggtaccaggtctcgcgctcggggggcttgattacccgaggttttaccttctatgggggagccaatgtgctggTTCAtatgagggtttcctcgcttacccaattttttttttctaactTTCATAAAATAAATATGTACCAATTCATATTGTAATTATAAAGTACCGAAAAAATGTTTAATGCATATAGGGAATTCATATATTGATGAAAACAATTTTCCGCTGCAATGCGCGAGTAATCTCTACTACTGAAACAAAGTTTAAGCTATCGAACGAAATTATTTTTTGCGGCAACGCACAGACTATTTATTCTCTAGTAAATAACATATTGCACCACTAATTAAATATTAAGCATGATAAAATAAAACTTTTTCACTTTTCAGTCCGGTCCATTTTCACTTTTTTCGGGTTTAGTCTGTCTCATACCGATGACCGAAATGTATGAAAATAAGGACCGTGGACCATACCGAAACTCTTCAAGAATGCTCGGTTTCGGTCCGGATCAATTCGGTCTGATCCTCATTTTTTTTTCCGTACTATCCACACCCCTAGTTTATGAGCAAttgtaaacatatatataatttcctTTTCTTTTAGaatatatgtttatttattttatttactaaaaattatatattataccttATATCTAGCAAAGCCCAAGTGAATAGTAACTCACAAGTTTCACAAATCACCCTCACACTTTTACTTACTTGCATTTTAACCCCAAAAAAATATTAGCACCCCAAACGTTTCACAAACCACCCCCACTCTTTTACTTAATTACATTTTAACCCAAAAAAATATGTAAAAGCTAACTTTATGGTTTTTACAAACTtatcacaaacttttaacattttagactttaaccattaaacttctcattcgttataaatcgactacatactttatatactacctaatagaccttatatctaaaaggcaaagCCCAAGTGAATAGTAACTCAAAAGTTTCACAAATCACCCTCACacttttacttacttacattttaaCCCCAAAAAAATATTAGCACCCCAAACGTTTCACAAACCACCCCCACTCTTTTACTTAATTACATTTTAACCCAAAAAAATATGTAAAAGCTAACTTTATGGTTTTTACAAACTtatcacaaacttttaacattttagactttaaccattaaacttctcattcgttataaatcgactacatactttatatactacctaatagacaaaaaaAATTAATAGTCGCCAGTGATGCTTTCGTTCTTTCACTTTTTTCCCcctttttcaccttttttttttaaaaaaaaagccctcatagtttgttcaaatattaaaatcgacccccaaacagggagtaaagtgtcaaatactcattttcataaaaaaaatttaaaaaaactacacccaaatattcaacgggccatatcttctcgctcgcaccgagttaaatttttctgaaaccatcgttaaactcgaaacaattttaggagcacactgtcactaactatacgcaaatcagacgctttttaaaaaacgctaaatatttgaggtacttttcatacacgtcgattttgcgttaaatttttaaaagtcgacaattctatagtgaaacgcggagatgtacatatattgttaatttaaaataacatttaaatctttcacggattatatcttttagttcgactcgagttgcgcttcaacgatatcatcgttagccacaaaataattttacaaactaaacgcaatataatacattgaaaaccgaaccccagcgcgaagcgagggttcgaacactagttataTATAAAAAGcctttaatttattaattttttttctttccgcCTTGCATTTTTTTCCTTtatagagagaaaaaaaaaaaaaactttaaaacaGCTATAGTATTTTTAtccattattttcattttcattcttTTTTAGTTGAATACAAAACCCGGTCTCTTCACATAATACAAGCCCTAGCTTTGTGATCACATTAAACATTTGTTCTTCATACTCATTCTAGGGTTTACTCCACCTACCTAGGGTTTTAGATTATCCGCCATGTATCTATACAATCTCACTCTCCAACAAGCCACCGGAATCGTCACCGCAATCAACGGCAGTTTCTCCGGCGGCAACAAATCTCAAGAAATCGTCGTCGCTCGCGGTAAAGTTCTCGAACTCTTACGCCCTGACGAAAACGGTAAGATTCAAACTATACTATCCGTTGATGTTTTTGGTGCAATTAGATCTCTAGCTCAGTTTAGGTTAACAGGAGCTCAAAAAGATTATATCGTTGTTGGTTCAGATTCAGGTCGTATTGTTATATTAGAATATAATAAGGAAAAAAATGTATTTGATCAAGTTCACCAGGAAACCTTTGGTAAATCCGGTAGTCGTCGAATTGTGCCAGGGCAGTATCTAGCTATTGATCCGAAAGGTCGAGCTGTTATGATTGGTGCTTGTGAGAAACAGAAACTAGTTTATGTTTTGAACAGAGATACGTCTGCTAGGTTAACGATTTCCTCGCCGTTAGAGGCGCATAAGTCACACACAATCACTTACTCGATTACTGGTgttgattgtggatttgataatccAATATTTGCTGCGATTGAGTTGGATTATTCTGAGGCTGATCAGGATAGTACTGGCCAGGCTGCAAGTGAGGCTCAAAAGCATCTTACATTCTATGAATTGGATTTAGGACTTAATCATGTTTCAAGGAAATGGTCTGAGCAGGTTGATAATGGAGCTAATATGCTTGTGACTGTTCCTGGAGGCGGGGATGGTCCGAGTGGTGTGCTTGTTTGTGCAGAGAATTTTGTTATTTACAAGAATCAAGGTCATCCAGATGTAAGGGCGGTTATTCCTAGAAGGGCGGATTTGCCTGATGAACGAGGGGTTCTTATAGTTTCAGCTACTATGCACAAGCAGAAGTCTATGTTTTTCTTTCTTTTGCAAACTGAGTATGGGGATGTGTTTAAGGTGACACTTGATCATGACAATGAGCGTGTTACAGAGCTTAAAATCAAGTATTTTGATACTATACCTGTGTCCTCTGCTATGTGCGtcatgaaattagggtttttgtttgcTGCATCAGAGTTTGGTAACCACGCGTTGTATCAATTTCAAGCGATAGGAGATGATCCTGATGTGGAGTCATCATCGGCTACATTGATGGAAACTGAAGAAGGATTCCAGCCTGTATTTTTCAAGCCTAGAGGGTTGAAAAATCTTGTTAGAATTGATCAAGTGGAGAGTTTGATGCCAATAATGGACATGAAAGTTGTCAATCTTTTTGAAGAAGAGACCCCTCAGATATTTACACTTTGCGGTCGAGGTCCTCGTTCGTCTCTTAGGATTCTGAGACCTGGGCTCGCGATCAGTGAAATGGCGGTTTCACAGCTTCCTGGTGTTCCTAGTGCAGTTTGGACTGTTAAAAGAAACGTTAGTGATGAGTTTGATGCTTACATTGTAGTTTCATTTGCAAATGCAACTCTGGTCCTTTCTATTGGTGAAACAGTTGAAGAAGTTAACGATAGTGGGTTTCTTGATACCACACCATCACTTGCTGTTTCATTGATAGGTGATGATTCTCTTATGCAAGTACATCCTAGTGGTATTAGGCATATAAGAGAAGACGGGCGTATTAATGAATGGCGAACTCCTGGGAAACGAACTATTGTTAAGGTTGGATCTAACCGACTTCAAGTGGTTATTGCATTAAGTGGAGGGGAGATTATATACTTTGAGGTGGATATGACTGGTCAGTTAATGGAAGTTGAGAAAAATGAAATGTCGGGTGATGTGGCGTGTTTGGATATAGCTCCAGTTCCTGAAGGAAGACAAAGATCTCGTTTTCTAGCCGTTGGATCGTATGATAATACTATTAGGATATTATCTTTGGACCCTGATGACTGTATGCAGGTTCTTAGTGTGCAAAGTGTTTCGTCTTCACCTGAGTCACTTTTGTTTCTTGAGGTTCAAGCTTCTATAGGTGGTGAAGATGGTGCAGATCACCCGGCTAGCCTGTTTTTAAACTCGGGTCTACAAAGCGGGGTCCTTTTTAGGACCGTTGTTGATATGGTTACGGGTCAGTTATCAGATGCACGTTCTCGGTTTTTGGGACTTAGAGCTCCTAAACTGTTCTCTGTTTTGGTAAGAGGAAAACGGGCCATGCTTTGTTTGTCGAGTAGGCCATGGCTAGGTTATGTTCACCAAGGACATTTTCTTTTGACTCCTCTTTCATATGAAACTCTTGAGTATGCAGCCTCGTTTTCATCTGATCAGTGTGCTGAAGGTGTTGTTGCTGTAGCTGGGGATGCTTTAAGAGTATTCACAATTGAAAGATTAGGGGAAACATTCAATGAAACTGCTATACCTTTAAGATACACCCCAAGAAAGTTTGTTTTCCATCCTAAAAAGAAACTTTTGGTAACAATTGAGAGTGATCAGGGTGCGTTCCCTGCTGAACTGCGTGAAAGTGCTAAAAAAGAATGCTTTGAAGCTGCAGGACAGGGAGAAAATGGGAAAATGGAGTTAGAAAATGGTGGTGATGATGAAGATAAAGATGACCCTTTATCTGATGAACAATATGGTTACCCGAAAGCCGAGTCGGATAAATGGGTTTCTTGCATTCGTGTTCTTGACCCAAAGTCAACCGAGACAACATGTCTTTTAGAACTACAAGACAATGAAGCAGCTTTCAGTATCTGTACTGTTAACTTTCATGATAAAGAATATGGAACCCTTTTAGCTGTGGGTACAGCAAAGGGTTTACAGTTTTGGCCCAAAAGATCTGTGACAGCTGGATATATTCATATCTATCGGTTTGTGAAAGATGGAAAATCGCTTGAACTTTTGCACAAAACTCAAATGGATGGCGTTCCTCTTGCATTATGCCAGTTTCAAGGAAGATTGCTTGCTGGAATTGGATCTATTCTTAGGCTTTATGATTTAGGGAAAAAAAGGCTGCTTAGGAAGTGTGAGAATAAGTTGTTCCCAAATACAATCAATTCTATTCATACCTATCGCGATCGAATTTATGTAGGCGACATTCAGGAGGTATGTTGTCTTATATTGTGTTCTTTGCGTGACAAAATATCATAAAATATTCTACATTCAGCTACCTACAGGTGACAAATGGGTGGGGCAGTGAATACGTCAAAATGGGTCATTTACAGTATTGGTCAAAATGGGAaattttcacacacacacacacttcatTTTCCTCATTTTTCAAGTAATCAGTTTTTCAAGTATGCAGTATAACTGCATTTGTAATACAAACGTTTGTGTAAAACACTATTGACGATTGTATGCTTGAAATTTAGACATTATGCTGCTTTTGACCTGTTTGAGGCAACTTTCTTTTTAGCTAAGTTTTGCTTATCTGACCATTTAAGATGAGGCTCAAATGGTTAAAGTTGCAAGTTAAGCATGATTTTATTGCTTATCTTCCGTTCTGACTTGTTTTCTTTTCTTAATATGCAGTCGTTTCACTATTGCAAATACAGACGTGACGAAAAT
This genomic window from Rutidosis leptorrhynchoides isolate AG116_Rl617_1_P2 chromosome 2, CSIRO_AGI_Rlap_v1, whole genome shotgun sequence contains:
- the LOC139894623 gene encoding spliceosome-associated protein 130 A, translated to MYLYNLTLQQATGIVTAINGSFSGGNKSQEIVVARGKVLELLRPDENGKIQTILSVDVFGAIRSLAQFRLTGAQKDYIVVGSDSGRIVILEYNKEKNVFDQVHQETFGKSGSRRIVPGQYLAIDPKGRAVMIGACEKQKLVYVLNRDTSARLTISSPLEAHKSHTITYSITGVDCGFDNPIFAAIELDYSEADQDSTGQAASEAQKHLTFYELDLGLNHVSRKWSEQVDNGANMLVTVPGGGDGPSGVLVCAENFVIYKNQGHPDVRAVIPRRADLPDERGVLIVSATMHKQKSMFFFLLQTEYGDVFKVTLDHDNERVTELKIKYFDTIPVSSAMCVMKLGFLFAASEFGNHALYQFQAIGDDPDVESSSATLMETEEGFQPVFFKPRGLKNLVRIDQVESLMPIMDMKVVNLFEEETPQIFTLCGRGPRSSLRILRPGLAISEMAVSQLPGVPSAVWTVKRNVSDEFDAYIVVSFANATLVLSIGETVEEVNDSGFLDTTPSLAVSLIGDDSLMQVHPSGIRHIREDGRINEWRTPGKRTIVKVGSNRLQVVIALSGGEIIYFEVDMTGQLMEVEKNEMSGDVACLDIAPVPEGRQRSRFLAVGSYDNTIRILSLDPDDCMQVLSVQSVSSSPESLLFLEVQASIGGEDGADHPASLFLNSGLQSGVLFRTVVDMVTGQLSDARSRFLGLRAPKLFSVLVRGKRAMLCLSSRPWLGYVHQGHFLLTPLSYETLEYAASFSSDQCAEGVVAVAGDALRVFTIERLGETFNETAIPLRYTPRKFVFHPKKKLLVTIESDQGAFPAELRESAKKECFEAAGQGENGKMELENGGDDEDKDDPLSDEQYGYPKAESDKWVSCIRVLDPKSTETTCLLELQDNEAAFSICTVNFHDKEYGTLLAVGTAKGLQFWPKRSVTAGYIHIYRFVKDGKSLELLHKTQMDGVPLALCQFQGRLLAGIGSILRLYDLGKKRLLRKCENKLFPNTINSIHTYRDRIYVGDIQESFHYCKYRRDENQLYVFADDSVPRWLTAAYHVDFDTMAGADKFGNIYFVRLPQDVSDEIEEDPTGGKIKWEQGKLNGAPNKVEEIVQFHVGDVVTCMQKASLIPGGVECVMYGTVMGSLGALLAFSSRDDVDFFAHLEMHMRQEHPPLCGRDHMAFRSAYFPVKDVIDGDLCEQYPTLPLDVQRKIADELDRTPGEILKKLEEVRNKIV